In Poecile atricapillus isolate bPoeAtr1 chromosome 12, bPoeAtr1.hap1, whole genome shotgun sequence, one DNA window encodes the following:
- the HMGB3 gene encoding high mobility group protein B3 translates to MAKGDPKKPKGKMSAYAFFVQTCREEHKKKNPEVPVNFAEFSKKCSERWKTMSSKEKAKFDEMAKADKVRYDREMKDYGPAKGGKKKKDPNAPKRPPSGFFLFCSEFRPKIKSTNPGISIGDVAKKLGEMWNNLSDGEKQPYNNKAAKLKEKYEKDVADYKSKGKFDGAKGAATKAARKKVEEEDEEEEEDEEEEDEDDDDE, encoded by the exons ATGGCTAAAGGTGATCCGAAGAAGCCCAAGGGCAAGATGTCTGCCTATGCCTTCTTTGTGCAGACGTGCCGTGAGGAACACAAGAAAAAGAACCCAGAGGTTCCAGTCAACTTTGCAGAGTTTTCCAAGAAGTGCTCAGAGAGGTGGAAG aCCATGTCAAGCAAGGAAAAGGCTAAATTTGATGAAATGGCAAAGGCGGATAAGGTACGATATGATAGAGAAATGAAGGACTATGGACCAGCTAAGGGTGGCAAGAAGAAGAAGGACCCCAATGCCCCAAAACGACCACC GTCTggcttcttcctcttctgttcAGAGTTTCGCCCCAAGATCAAGTCCACAAACCCTGGCATATCCATTGGGGATGTAGCAAAGAAACTGGGTGAAATGTGGAACAACCTCAGTGATGGTGAAAAGCAACCTTACAATAATAAGGCAGCTAAACTGAAGGAGAAGTATGAGAAG GATGTTGCAGACTACAAGTCTAAAGGAAAGTTTGATGGCGCAAAGGGAGCAGCAACCAAAGCTGCTCGGAAAAAGGTAGAGGAAGAAGacgaagaggaggaggaggatgaagaagaggaggatgaagatgatgatgatgaataA